AGTTTTTCCGTATGACGATGTGAGAAGAGCCGACATTTAACTTTGTCGACTCTTCTCAATTTCTTCAGCCCGTTCATTCAAGTACGTCCAACGTTCAATGAGATGATCTATCTCTAGCTCGAGTTTTCTTTTCTCCTTAAAGAGCTCCTCAATCTTTCCATAATCACTTGCTGCTTGCTCCATCTGCTGCAAAATCTTGTTAAGAGCCTCTTCAGCGTTTGCAACAAGCTGATCAATTTGTTCGAAGTCTTTCTGCTCTTGATACGTAAATTTCAGTGTCTTGCGCCGTTGCCGGGAATGGTCCGTCTTATCTAGCTGCTCTGATCGTTGTCCATGGCCATCGACTTGTTTAGCAAGATCCGTTAGCATCGGGCGTTTAGCAAGATAATCTGTAAAGTTGCCATTGTATGAAGTTATCTCCCCATGGCCTTCAAACGCAAATATCTTTTCAGCAACTCGATCTAAAAAGTAACGATCGTGAGAGACAACAATCACTGCACCTGCAAAATCATCAAGAAATGACTCCAAAATAGAGAGCGTAGGAATATCCAGGTCATTGGTTGGTTCATCAAGCAAAAGGACATTTGGCGCTGACATTAAGATGCGCACTAAGGCTAATCTCCGCTTCTCTCCACCTGACAATTTAGCGATAGGCGTCCACTGCATAGATGCAGGAAATAAAAAACGCTCTAATAACTGTGCAGCAGAAAGTCGTTTGCCATCTACCATATCAATCCATTCTGCCTCTTTGCGAACATAGTCGATGACACGCTCTGTCTCCGTCATGTCTTCATGTTCTTGTAAAAAGTATCCTATCTTCACTGTCGCACCAATGGTCACTGTGCCCTGATCAGGAACGAGTTGTCCTGCCATGATCTTTAAAAGTGTAGATTTTCCACTCCCATTTGGCCCCACAATCCCAAGTCTGTCATGCCGCAATACAAGGTATGTAAAATTGCGAATCAATATCTGTTCTCCAAAACCTGTATTTACATGTTCTAATTCAATCACTGTTTTACCAAGCCGTGAAGCGACCGATGATAATTCTAATACATCATGCGTAGCTGCTGGCGCTTGTTCTAATACATCGTAATAACGTTGTGTCCGTACTTTAGACTTTGTACTTCGCGCTCGAGCGCCACGCAATATCCAATTTATTTCATTGCGCAAAAAGTTTTGGCGCTTCTCTTCAGATGCTCTTTGCGATTCTTCGCGAGCAAGTTTTGCTTCAATAAATGCGTGATACCCGCCAGTGTATCGATAGATATGACCAAAATCCAATTCAAATATGCGATTGACCAAACGATCTAACAAGTAGCGATCATGTGTAACCATAAATAATGCACCTTTACGTTTTTGCAAATATTCCTCTAGCCACATCGCATGTTCATGATCGATATGATTGGTTGGCTCGTCTAATATCAACAAATCACAAGGCGAAATGAATGCGCGCGCAAGCGCAACGCGCTTACGCTCACCACCTGAAAGCGTGCCCACCACTCGTTCAAACTGCGTGATACCTAGTTTAGTAAGAATCGTCTTTGCTTCATGTTCAAGTTGCCAAGCCGATGACTGATCCAACTGTTCTTGCAATCGGATCAATTGACGCTGATAGGTTGCACCCTGATCCTCTTGCAGTAACAATGCTTCGTACTCACGCAATAAACGCATAACGGGCATATCACCTGCAAAAACCTGGTTTAAAATCGTCTCCCCCTGATCAAAAACCGGCTCTTGCGGAAGATAGTGTATCACGGCACCCTGAGACAATGCGATGTTTCCTGTCTCAGGTTTTTCTAGACCTGCAATCACTTTCAGTAGCGTGGATTTCCCCGCGCCGTTAACCCCTATGAGCCCAATGCGCTCGCCTTCTTCAATACCAAATGATACGCGATCTAATAATGTCTTGTCTCCATATGTTTTGGATACATTTTCAACTGATAGAATATTCATCTTCATACCCTCATTCGCAACACGCATTGAACATCATCTCACGCGATGATCCGTTTATTTCAACTCATTGCGCACAGTCATTTTCATCGTTAATCCACCCCGAACGCGCAAGGACACAGATGGTTCAGGATCGATTACTGCATCTTTTTGTAACTGCACATGTCTTTTCTGTAGGATAACCGCTAAAATCAACGTTGCCTCCATTTTAGCAAAAGTATTGCCAATACAGGTCCGGCTACCTCCGCCAAAAGGAATATACGCAAACTGTGGCCAAGTATGCGGTTGATCATCTGCAAATCGCTCTGGTATAAACTGTTCAGGATCATCATACCATGCAGGGTTACGATGCATGACATATGGACTAATAATAAGCGACGATCCTGCAGGGACAGTCACGCCCAATACAGTGATCGGTTCGACTGTCTCACGTAAAATGGTCCAGGCCGGTGGATACAATCGCATCGTTTCTTGCAGTACCTGGCGCATATACACAAGTTTGCGCACAT
The genomic region above belongs to Sulfoacidibacillus ferrooxidans and contains:
- a CDS encoding ABC-F family ATP-binding cassette domain-containing protein, translating into MNILSVENVSKTYGDKTLLDRVSFGIEEGERIGLIGVNGAGKSTLLKVIAGLEKPETGNIALSQGAVIHYLPQEPVFDQGETILNQVFAGDMPVMRLLREYEALLLQEDQGATYQRQLIRLQEQLDQSSAWQLEHEAKTILTKLGITQFERVVGTLSGGERKRVALARAFISPCDLLILDEPTNHIDHEHAMWLEEYLQKRKGALFMVTHDRYLLDRLVNRIFELDFGHIYRYTGGYHAFIEAKLAREESQRASEEKRQNFLRNEINWILRGARARSTKSKVRTQRYYDVLEQAPAATHDVLELSSVASRLGKTVIELEHVNTGFGEQILIRNFTYLVLRHDRLGIVGPNGSGKSTLLKIMAGQLVPDQGTVTIGATVKIGYFLQEHEDMTETERVIDYVRKEAEWIDMVDGKRLSAAQLLERFLFPASMQWTPIAKLSGGEKRRLALVRILMSAPNVLLLDEPTNDLDIPTLSILESFLDDFAGAVIVVSHDRYFLDRVAEKIFAFEGHGEITSYNGNFTDYLAKRPMLTDLAKQVDGHGQRSEQLDKTDHSRQRRKTLKFTYQEQKDFEQIDQLVANAEEALNKILQQMEQAASDYGKIEELFKEKRKLELEIDHLIERWTYLNERAEEIEKSRQS